Proteins found in one Mixophyes fleayi isolate aMixFle1 chromosome 8, aMixFle1.hap1, whole genome shotgun sequence genomic segment:
- the MPST gene encoding 3-mercaptopyruvate sulfurtransferase — MMTHQLLPRALVSPRWLWETLRSGSALKGNLRVLDASWHLPKSGRDSWREYKERHIPGAYFFDIDACSDRTSPYDHMLPSEDQFAEYAGRLGVSNSSNVVVYDASDFGSFSAPRLWWMFRVFGHPHVSVLDGGLKAWLKEGLPVNSGKEPRPQLSEFKANLNTSQVVGHEEIAENVEKNKFQMVDARVEGRFRGLEPEPREGIEPGHISGAINLPFPSFLTEEGYEKSPEELQRLFQEKGIDLSRPLVASCGSGVTACHIALAAFLCGKEDTAIYDGSWVEWYMRAKPEEVVSEGRGKTL; from the exons ATGATGACCCACCAACTCCTGCCTCGTGCCTTGGTTTCCCCTCGCTGGCTATGGGAAACTTTACGATCTGGTTCAGCTCTCAAAGGAAACCTTCGTGTCCTCGATGCCTCATGGCATCTTCCCAAATCTGGACGGGACTCATGGCGTGAGTACAAGGAACGTCATATTCCTGGGGCCTACTTTTTCGACATAGATGCTTGCAGTGATCGCACCTCCCCATATGACCATATGCTCCCGAGTGAAGACCAGTTTGCTGAATATGCAGGACGACTTGGGGTGTCCAACAGCAGCAATGTGGTAGTATATGACGCAAGTGATTTTGGCTCGTTTAGTGCTCCCCGGCTATGGTGGATGTTTAGAGTATTTGGAcatccccatgtgtcagtgttggATGGTGGCCTTAAAGCCTGGCTAAAGGAAGGCCTTCCAGTAAACTCTGGGAAGGAGCCTCGTCCTCAGCTGTCAGAGTTCAAGGCAAACTTAAACACATCTCAGGTTGTTGGGCACGAGGAAATCGcagaaaatgtggaaaaaaacaaatttcaAATGGTGGATGCCAGGGTGGAGGGAAGATTTCGGGGGCTTGAACCTGAGCCCAGGGAAG GAATTGAACCTGGACACATCTCTGGTGCTATAAACCTTCCTTTCCCAAGTTTCCTCACCGAAGAAGGCTATGAGAAGTCCCCAGAAGAGCTGCAACGTCTATTCCAGGAGAAGGGCATTGATCTGTCGCGTCCACTGGTTGCGTCGTGTGGCTCTGGGGTCACTGCCTGCCACATAGCTCTGGCTGCTTTCCTCTGTGGTAAAGAAGACACTGCCATATATGATGGGTCCTGGGTTGAGTGGTACATGCGTGCAAAGCCAGAAGAGGTTGTGTCGGAGGGTAGAGGAAAGACATTATAA